In Candidatus Contubernalis alkalaceticus, the genomic window ACTCAGCCTTTGATTATCGGAGCCGGCCTTGTAGGTATGAAAGCTGCCGAAGCCCTGGCTCTGTTAGGGTTATCTGTAACGGTGGTGGAGTTAGGTCCCCATATTTTGGGATCTATACTCAGTGAAGCCCCCGCCCGGATGGTGCAGCGCAGGATGGAGGAAAAGGGAATCCGTTTTATTTTTGAAAAATCCGTAAAAGAAGTCCCCTGGGGGCAGGACCCTCAGGGAGTGATTCTCTCCGACGGACAGGGGGTGCTGACAGATCTTCTCATCGTGGCTGCTGGGGCACGACCTCGACTGGAACTGGTGGAAGAGCTGCCTCTGGGTAAAAACCAGGGAGTTAAGGTAAATCAGTATATGCAGACGGACCTGGAGGACATCTTCGCTGCAGGGGATGTGGCAGAGGGATGGGATACGCTTCAGGAAGAAAACCGAGTGATTCCTATCTGGCCTGGAGCTTATCGGCAGGGTTTTTTAGCAGGACTGAACATGGCTGGACTAAAAACAGAAGACGTCGGGGGCTTTGCCCTGAATTCTATTGGTTTCTTCGGTTTTCCCATCATTACTGCCGGGGTTTTCGAAGCTAAGGAGGGGAACGAAGAAGTTTTATGTCGGGAAAAACCCAATAGTTTTCTTCAATTAGTATTCAGGAATAATCGTCTTTTAGGCTTTATAAAAGTTGGAGAGGTGGACCGGGCTGGTATTTTGACCTGGTTAATTAAAGATCGTATTGATTGCAGCACTTTTAAAGAGAATCTCTTAAAACCTGATTTTTGTTTATTGGATCTGCCTTTAGCACTGCGAAGAGATCGCATGAGGGGAGGGGAAAACGTTGAAAGTATTGGATGCGCATAAATTATATTATAAAGAGTTAAATGATATCATTAAAGCAGAAGCCCCCCGTGAAAAAGAAATAAGAATTAAAAATGTCAGGGGACAGCGGTTTATTGGAGGGACTTTGAATGAAGGGTGCACTTTATTTTTGGACGGTGTCCCCGGGAATGATATGGGTTCTTTTATGAACGGTGCTCATATAGTGGTCAGCGGAAATGCCCAGGATGGTGTGGGAAACACTATGAACAAAGGGGAAATTATCATACACGGTCATGCCGGAGATATCATGGGTTATGCTATGCGGGGCGGTGAAATCTATGTGAAGACTGAAGTAGGATATCGGGTGGGCATCCATATGAAAGAATTTGGAGAGCAGATCCCTCAGCTGATTATTGGAGGTTCTGCAGGCAATTTTCTAGGAGAATACATGGCCGGAGGAGTTATTATTGTTTTGGGGATCGGATATTCACCGGAAGAATCCATTGGAAGTTTCTGTGGTACCGGAATGCATGGAGGGCGAATATACCTCCGGGGAGAAATCCCCTCTTATAAATTTGGCAGGGAAGTAAAAGAGGTTGCTCTGGAGGAAGAGGATTATAGTTTATTGGAAAGTAAAGTTAAAAAGTACTGTAGTTATTTCGATTATCCCTATGAAGAAATAAACTTAAAGGATTTTCATAAATTTGTTCCCAAAGGTTCAAGGCCTTATGGAAATCTTTATGCATACTAATTAGACTCACCCTTCTTACCAGCCCTTTGGGCTGTTTTTTTTTGATCTTATAAAGGGTAGGTTTTTATGGAATAATAATCAGCATGTTGTGACCTTTTGCGTGTCATGGTAAAATAAGTCTTAGTATCTTAAAAATTTTATTAAAGTAAATGTATTATTAGAAGGTGGTTTTAAAAAAGTGAACCAACATAAAAAATTTCATCTTAAGACCTTCGGCTGTCAGATGAATGTTCATGACTCAGAAGTTCTGGCGGGCTTTTTAGAAGGCCTGGGTTACCAGGAGGTTGATGATGTAAAGGAAACAGATATAGTTATTATGAATACCTGTGCCATACGCCAGAAAGCCGAAGAGAAAGTAGTGGGCATGATTGGGAAGCTGAAAAAGCTTAAAAGGGAAAATCCAAGCCTGATTATCGGTATATGTGGTTGTATGGTGCAGCAGGAAAAGACAGCAGAAATGATAAAAAGTCGTTTTCCCTATGTGGATCTGATTTTTGGGACTCATAACCTACACCGTTTTTCAGAACTTTTAACAGAAGCCCAGGAGAGCAGGGAGACGATTTTGGATATTTGGCCCGAGGGTAAGGAGGTTGTGGAGGGGCTGCCAATATCCCGCAAGGATGGAATTAAGGCCTGGGTGAATATAACTTATGGGTGCAATAATTTCTGTTCTTATTGCGTGGTTCCCTATGTCCGGGGCCGGGAAAAGAGTCGGGAAATTGTCAATATTATGATGGAAGTTGAAGGACTGGCTAAAGAAGGTTATAAAGAAGTGACCCTTTTAGGGCAAAATGTGAATTCCTATGGAAAGGATTTAGGACAGGGGGTTTCTTTTGCTCTGCTTCTTGAAAAAATGGGAAATATTCAGGGGCTGGAAAGGATACGTTATATGACTTCTCATCCTCGGGATTTCAACCGGGAGCTTATAGAGGTGATATCCCGTTCACAAAAGGTTTGTGAGCATTTTCATCTTCCTATACAGTCAGGGAGCAGTAAAATATTGGATAAAATGAACCGGGGATATACCCGAGAGCACTATTTAAAGGTGGTTGCTGACATACAAAAGATGATCCCCAACTCAAGTATTACTACGGATTTTATTGTGGGTTTTCCAGGGGAGACAGAGGAGGATTTTTTGGATACTCTGGAAATTGTGGAAAAGGTCAGGTTTGATGCGTCTTTTACTTTTATTTATTCTGTTCGTAAGGGTACCAAAGCGGCAGATATGCCGAACCAGATTCCAGAGGAGGTAAAGAAAGAAAGGCTTTATCGCTTGAATGAAATTCAAAACCGTATAAGCCGGGAGATTCATGAAGTCCTCAAAGGAAGCATAGTGAATGTTTTGGTGGAGGGATTCAGCCGGGAAAATGATTCATATTTGACCGGGAGAACCCGTACTAATAAGCTGGTAAATTTTACGGGAAACAAAGAAATAGTAGGAAAAATTATTCCGGTAAAAATTACCGAGGCAAAAACCTGGAGTCTAGACGGAGAGATGGTCCAGGAGACAGTTAGGAAGAGATAGGAGGAAGCTGACATGAAAATTATTAAAATATTATTTTTTTATCTAGTGATTTGCGGGGTTTTATCCGGCCTAATCTATTATTTTACGGAAAACATTGTTTTTGCTGCCTCCATATGGGTGGTATATGGGGCAGGTCTGGTTCTGGGGAAAATAACAGAGTTGATTTTTTCAATAATTTTCTCACCTCTTCACGGGAATGCTTTTGCCTCCATAATGGTTTTTTTATCAGTAGGGCTTTTAGTCGGTACTGTTGATTTCTATTTCATGGTACCAGTCATCCAGGGGGCAGTGGAATATCCCTTACCTTTAAGTTTTTCTGTACCCCTTTTTATAGTATATGGGGTGTTCTTATTCTTTTATTTGATTATTTATTATATCAGAAATCGGACGTGCCCCAGCTGTAAAGGTATTACTTTACGGAAAGGGGGATTTTGTCACCTCTGTGGTTTTTCGGGAAAATATTCAAAAGGTGGACAAGAAAAAGCTCCCTATGTACAGTCAAGAATGGAATCAGCGGCTGCACTGGAAAATCAGGAGGAGCAAAAGGATTATCAACAGGAGGTTCAAGGGGAAACCTCTCAACAGACAGTCCCTCAGGATGAAGAAACACAGATTTTTGGAGGGGACAACATTGGCTAAGGAAACACCTATGATAAAGCAGTATTGGGAAATAAAAAATAAGCATCAGGATAAATTATTATTTTTCCGGGTAGGGGATTTTTATGAGATGTTTTTCGAAGACGCTAAAGCGGCTGCCAGGGAGTTGGAAATCGTTCTGACTTCTCGGGACAATAATGTCCCTTTGGCAGGTGTCCCTTATCATGCCGTAAATTCATATATTGCCAGGCTGATTGAAAAAGGGTATAAGGTTGCCCTGTGTGACCAGGTGGAGGATGCCAGGTTAGCAAAAGGACTGGTAAAAAGGGAAGTAACTCGGGTAATCACTCCGGGAACGGTTTTAGATGAAAACCTCCTTCAGGGTTCACAGAACAATTACCTGTGTGGGCTCTATATATCGGAAGAGGGAATTGGCCTTTCTGCGTTGGATGTATCTACCGGTGAATTTCTTGCAGTTCAATTTACGGGGGAGGACAGGTTTGCAAAACTGCAGGAGGAACTTATGAAATTTAATCCTGCAGAGTGTGTTTTCAATGCCTCAGCCGCAGAGAATCCACACTTGACGAAGGTTTTGGATAGGATATCGGGAGCACTGCGCACCCCTTTTAGGGATTACTGTTTCTCCCCAGAAAAGATAAAAGAAACTTTTTCCGCACTATTTAATATTCTCTCCTTGGAAAGCCTGGGCTGTACAGATTTCCCCCTGGCAGCCGGGGCTGCAGCAGCGGTTACAGCCTATCTTAAAGAACTGCATATAGGCTCCCTGTCCCATATAAACCGCCTTAAGTTTTATCAACCGAAAAACTATATGATGATTGATGGGGTAACTCGGAGGAATCTGGAACTGACTCAGACCATCAGAACAAGTAAAAAAAGCGGCTCCCTACTGGGGGTGCTTGATCATACCCTGACCTCCAACGGTGGTAGGCTCTTGAGAAAATGGATCCTTGAACCACTAAATGAAAAAAACCAAATTGAACTTCGATTGCAGGGGGTTCAGGAGTTTATGGACACTCCCTTTATTCGGGAGGACTGTCAGCGGGTATTGGATAATGTTTATGACCTGGAAAGGATTATGGGACGTATAAATTTTGGCAGCGCCCATGCTCGGGATTTAATCCAATTAAAAAAAACGTTGAAAGAATTTCCTTTTATTAAAGACCTGCTGCACCAACTGCAAAGTTCTATTTATAAAGAATTGAAGGAAAAATTTAATACTCTGGAGGAACTGTACAGTTTAATTGAAGAATGTCTGGTGGACAACCCTCCGGTTTCCATAAAAGAAGGCGGACTGATTAAAGACGGGTACGATTTAGAACTGGATGAAATACGAAAGATTTCCCGGCAGGGTAAAAACTGGATCCTGGAGCTGGAAAAAGAAGAAAGGGAAAGGACGGGAATTAAGACCCTTAAAATAGGTTTTAACAAAGTTTTCGGTTATTATATTGATATCAGTAAATCCAGGCTGAACAATATCCCTGAAGATTATATTAGAAAACAAACCCTGGTGAATTCCGAAAGATTTATTACTCCCCGTCTAAAGGAATTAGAGGAGAAAATTCTAGGAGCAGATGAAAAAATTGAGGCCAGAGAGTATTATTTATTCGAACAGGTGAGAAGCGCTGCCGCCAAGAAGACCCCCCAAATTCAGAGAAGCGCCCGGGTTATCGCTGTTTTGGATTGCTTGTTAAGCCTGGCCAGGGCAGCCATTCAGAACCATTACTGCCGACCATCTATAAACCAAGAGAACCGGGTAGTGATACGGGAAGGAAGGCACCCGGTGGTAGAAAAGTGCCTTTTGGATCAGCAGTTTGTTCCCAATGATACCATACTGGATGAAGAGGAATACAGAATCCTTATTATTACCGGCCCTAATATGGCTGGAAAGTCTACATACATGCGTCAGGTAGCCTTGATTTGCCTGATGGCTCAGATGGGTTCCTTTGTGCCCGCCCAGAGTGCTGAACTATGTCCGGTAGACAGAATATTTGCCAGGGTGGGGGCAGCAGATGACCTGGCCGGTGGACAGAGCACTTTCATGGTGGAAATGAACGAATTGGCAAATATCTTAAATAATGCTACCCCTCAAAGCCTGGTAGTTCTAGATGAGATAGGGAGAGGCACCAGTACCTTTGATGGTATGAGCATTGCCTGGGCAGTGGTAGAATACCTCCATGATATGAGGTCTTCAGGGGCTAAAACACTTTTTGCCACTCATTATCATGAACTGACAGACTTAGAAGAGAGTCTGCCGGCGGTAAAAAACTATTCTATCGCTGTAAAAGAAGAGGGTGAGGATATAGTTTTTCTGCGTAAGGTAATTCCTCAAAAGGCAGACCGTAGTTACGGAATTCAGGTGGCAAGATTGGCCGGACTTCCCACGGAATTGATCACCAGGGCAGCTGACATTTTATCTGAACTGGAGCATGAAAAGCATAAGAATTTCTCAACTGTTCTTTGCGAAACCGAAAGGACAACCTCCGAAGTTTTTGGAGACTGTAACTTACGTAAAGGTTTAAAAGTTGGTGTAAATTCATGGGGTGTTATGGAAGAGCACCGCACCACTATAACAGATACATTATTAAAAATAAAAAGTGCTGATCCTTTGAGAACCACTCCCATGGAAGCATTGAATGTACTTCATGAGATTTATGAAATACTAAAAAGACTGGATATTGATCTTGAAGAAGAACTTTAAATGACCAAGCCCTGGTCTTATTTCTGAGATAGATAGAGGAGGGGAAAAATGGCCGGCATTATTATTTTGGACCCGGAAACGGTGAACCAAATCGCAGCAGGGGAGGTTATTGAAAGGCCTGCCTCTGTAATCAAAGAACTGGTGGAAAACTCCATTGATGCTTCTGCTGAGAAAATAGATATTGAGGTTAAAGAAGGTGGACTATCCTTCATAAGGATTGTGGACAACGGAACCGGAATGTCCCGTCAGGATACCCTCCTGGCCCTGGAAAGGCATGCCACCAGCAAGATAAAAAGGGCAGAAGATTTACAGCGCATACAAACATTGGGGTTCAGGGGGGAAGCCCTTTCCAGTATTGCTGCTGTTTCCCGAATGCGCCTTCGGACCCGTCTTGAGGGCGAGCTTTCCGCCACAGAAATAAAAGTTGTCGGGGGAGAGGTTTCCGGGTTATCTGAGAAAGGATGTCCCGTAGGGACTGAAGTTCAGGTGGAGGACCTTTTTTTTAACACTCCTGCCCGGAGGAAGTTTTTAAAAAAACCGTCGCTGGAGACAGGAAGGATAACGGACCTGGTGAACAGGATGGCCTTGTCTTATCCTACCATTTCTTTTTCTTTGGCCATAGATGGCCGTCAGGTTTTAAAAACCCGGGGAAGTGGAGACCTTCTGGAGATTATAGCTCAAGTCTACGGCAGGGAAAAAGCCCGGCAGTTTATTCCAGTGGATTTTACACAGAACAGTCTAAAAATCAACGGATATACGGGAAAACCTTCTCTCTGCCGTTCCAATCGCGGTCAGCAGACTTTTTTTATAAACAATCGGTATATAAAAAGCATTGTAATAAGCCGGGCTCTTGAAGAAGCCTATGGGACACTGCTTTTAAAGAATTTTTATCCTTCAGCAGTGCTTTTTATTACTGTGGAACCTGACAAAGTCGATGTTAATGTACATCCCGGAAAAGCAGAGGTGCGTTTTGCCGATGAAAAGGAAATACATAGTTTGATATTTGAGTCCATTAAAGATTCCCTGAAAAAGCATACTCTCATCCCGGAAGTCTCTTTGTCAAAAAAAACAAAAGAAAAAAATTATAAACAGGTATCCTTTTTCTTGGAAGGGGTAAATACTACAAATCAGGAGTCTTCTTGTAAACCATACCATAAAGTCAGCATGATAGAGGATATGGATAAAATTCCTTCAGAAAAGAGAATTACCAATACTGCCAATACCTGTAATCATGAATCTGCCCATGAACAAATTCGCAGCCAAAACCATGATTCAAGCGTTACCCGTGATGAAAAGGCAGTTCTATTATTTGAGGGTAGGAAAGTTGATAATCACGAAATAATCGGTGAACAATTAATTCAAGAAATAAAAGTGCTGGGCCAGTTTCTAGGGACTTATATTCTGGTACAGAGAGAACAGGATCTGCTGTTGGTGGATCAGCATGCCGCCCATGAACGAATCCTTTATGAGAAATTAAAAGGGCAGTTTCAGCGGGAGATAAGGGTACAAGAAGTAATTCCCAGGGTGTTAGAACTAGAGGCAGGTACCGAAACCATGTCAGAAGAGATTCGGGATTTCTGCAGGGAGCTAAATTTTGAAGTAGATATTTTTGGCAGTGGTTCCTTGGTGCTGCGGGGGGTCCCCAACTTTATTAAGGATATTTATAGCTTGAGTTTTGTGGAAGACCTTATCAGTTCTTTTTTAAGTGGGGGAAATAATCAGGAAAAAGCCAAAGAGGAATCTATAATCATGATGGCTTGTAAGGCAGCCTGTAAGGCTAACATGAAAATGACTATAGAGGGAATGAAAGCTTTGGTGGAAGACCTGTTTAAAACTGAATTGCCCTATACCTGTCCTCATGGAAGGCCCACTATGATTGTGTTGACCCAGGACGAATTGGAAAAGAATTTTAAACGCCGACTTTAAAGTTTTAAAGGTAATGATTAATTCAATCGGGGGTATTGTATTTTGTTATATCCACTGCTTTGTATTGTAGGTCCTACGGCGGTAGGCAAGACCACAATTTCTGTAGAAACTGCTTTAAAAATCCGGGGGGAAATCATATCCGGTGACTCTATGCAGGTTTACCGCTATATGGATATCGGGACAGCAAAACCTTCATTAAAGGAGAGAAGAGGGGTCCCCCACCATCTGGTGGATATTCTTTTACCCCATGAGCCCTTTAGTGTCGCTGATTTTCAAAGTGAGGCCTTTAAGCTGATTCCGCAGATTTTTTCCCGAAATAGACTTCCTATTTTAGCGGGAGGGACAGGTTTGTATTTAAAAGCCATCGTTGATCAATATAACTTTGGTGAAATCAGTGCAAATTGGGAATTACGGGAAAAACTAAGAGAACAGGCCAATTCACTGGGTAATCAACATTTATATCGGAAGTTAAGAATAGTGGATCCCAAAAGTGCTGAAAAAATTCACCCTAATGACCTGAAAAGGATTATAAGGGCCCTGGAGGTATTTTTAACTACTGGAAGACCCATTTCCAGTTTTAATGAATTAGCTCCTGAAAAAAGGTTTCCTTTAAAACCCTTGATTATTGGATTAACTATGAATCGCAGCAGATTGTATAATAGAATTAATTTGAGGGTTGAACAGATGATGGCCGGGGGGTTGGAGCAGGAAGTCAGAGATTTACTGAAACGTGGTTACAGCCCTCAACTGGTGTCTATGCAGGGTTTAGGCTATAGACATATGATTAATTTTTTGAAGGAGCGGTATACTAAAGAAGAAGCAGTTGAGCTGTTAAAAAGAGATACCCGGCGTTTTGCCAAGAGACAGCTGACTTTATTTAAGCGCAATGATAAAATAGTTTGGATTGATTTGGATAAATATTTAGAGCAGGATGAAATAGTAGAAAAAATATGTTATTTTGGCAGGAATATCTAATAGTGGCATAGAATTTATTGTTTAAGTACTCTAAGTACTCAAAGTAATCTTCCAAGAAAAAGAATGGAGGCGATGGACTGTGAACAAGGGACCTGTAAATTTACAGGATAATTTTTTGAATCAAGCAAGAAGAGAAAATATGTTTCTAACCGTTTTTTTGGTAAACGGATATCAAATAAAGGGGATTGTAAAAAGTTTCGATAATTTTACCATTCTTCTTGAGGTGGAAAGCAAACAACAGCTGGTTTACAAACATGCTGTTTCAACTATCATTCCTCTAAAAAATATTAATGTCAACCCCCAGGAGGATTAACCTCCTATTAGGATTATAACTCTTTATAAAAGAAAAATTTTCTGTGAATAAGGAAAGGTTATTTAAATTGAATATACATAACACTTAAAGGAGGCTTTGAGAGACGCCTCCTTTTTGTTGTTACTATTTTTAATATCAATGCGTATAATGTAATAGTGATTAACTTTTGGAGTGAAAAATATGAATTTTACAAAAGGCTCAAACACATCTGGTGCACCTAAGAATAAAGGAAAAAACAAACATCTGCCAAAAAAAATAATGTTTCGGGGCCTGGAAAGTGGAGAAATCTCAGCAGGCCAGGTACTACGTTATATGAAAGATTATGATAGTCAACTGAGAAATGGAAGCCAGGAAAATTCCACAGAGAATATTGCAAACATTGCCATCATTCTGCAGCAGTTGGATCAGTTAATTGGACTACAGCGGGTTAAAACATTAGTAAAAGAAGCAGAGGCTTATATTGAAATTCAGCGACGTCGACAATTTTACAACTTGAACAATGAATCCCTGGTATTGCATATGATTTTTACCGGAAATCCTGGGACCGGAAAAACAACTGTTGCACGAATTTTGGGGGAACTGTTTAAAGAGATGAAAGTGCTCCCCCAGGGTCATTTAGTGGAAGTAGAGAGGGCGGATTTGGTTGGGGAATACATAGGACACACCGCCCAAAGAACCAGGGAACAAATAAAAAAAGCCATTGGGGGGATCCTTTTTGTGGATGAGGCTTATTCCCTGGCCCGGGGAGGACAAAAAGACTTTGGGAAGGAAGCCATTGATACTATGGTAAAAGCCATGGAGGATTACAAGACAGAGTTTATTTTAATTTTGGCGGGATATCCTCGGGAAATGGCGCATTTCCTGACGGTGAATCCAGGGTTGAAGTCCCGTTTCCCTATACATTTAGATTTTCCAGATTACAGTCAGGAAGAATTATTGGCGATTGCAGAATTGATGTTAAAAAACAGACAATACCGTTTGTCAGGCGAAGCCCGTGTGTTTTTAAAAGGCTTGCTGGACAAGAAAGACCGGAAGAATAATTTCAGCAATGCTCGGTTTATGAGGAATTTAATAGAACAATCTATACGAAGGCAGGCCCTTAGGTTAGTGCGCAAAAAAGAAACTACCCGGGACGAACTGATGTTAATTGCCAGAGAGGATATACGGTTGGAAATAGAGGAGGAGGTTGTTGGGGAGGAGTTGACCTTTGAAAAATTGTTTGGTGATTGGTAAACCTAATGTAGGAAAGACTCTTTTTGTAATAAATTTTGCCATATATTTGGGCTTAAAAAAAATAAAATTTACTTTTGTGGATAGTTTGGGACGGCAGCATAACCGGGATTATACAAAAGAAATGGCCAAAAAATATTTGACCGGTGTTAAACCTCATCACACCCGTTGTCTTCAAAAAATTACCATAAAACTGGCAGAAGGCAAGGGGAAAAAAAATTTGATATTAACAGACAGCACCGGATTGAAAGATGGTATCCATCCAAAGGCGGAAATCCGCAAGGCTATGGCTCAGACTCTTGAGTCTCTTTTAGAAGCTGATTTGATTTTACATATGGTAGACATTTCTAAAATGATTTATGCCAATCGTGAAAGCACTATCTTGGATATGGAATATATTGATCGGCAGATCATGGATTTAGGCCGGGAACGGAGCGGTTACCTTTTGCTTATTAATAAGATTGACCTGCTCCAGTCTTACCAAAACAGGGAAAAAATTAAACAACAATTTTCCGGTATCCCGGTTTTTTTAATTTCCTCTGTGACCGGCGAGGGTTTTCCGGAGGTGAAATCATATGTATGGAATAGTGTTTAGGGATTTTCTTTCCGTACTCTTTATTGGTATTACCATAAAATTTTTAGATGATATTATTGATGCTGAAATGGACAAAACTAACGGGAAGATAAACTGGTTTAACTACGTAGGGACAGGCATTCTCCCTTACATTTTTATTTTATTTAGCCTGGCGGTGATCTTTAATAAAAACTTAACAATCCCTTTATTTTTGTCTGCTTACGTAGTGGGTATGGGTAAAGAATATAGTTCAAGATATCTCCTGGGGATTGTCGGTTGGACAGAATCCTTAATTATTATTACTATAGTTGTGATTTTTTTTGGGTGGCAGAACGGATTGACTTCACTGGCCGTGCTTTTAGCTATTCAATTGGTGGATGACCTTATAGATCATTCCCGGGACCGGGAGACCGGAGAAAAAAACTTTGTCACTCTTTGGGGCTCAGGGGAGGTTATAATCATCTGCGGAATACTTATTATGGCGGCTTTGTTTTATTCAGCTTATAAGCTGTTTCTAGTGATGTTGGCATATCTGGTAATCACTATTTTTTTAGATAAAACCCCATGGAAAGAGGCAATTTAAATGAAAGTTACCACATTAATACTTTTTATTATGATTGTTTTTTTGTTCGGTTATGCCCTGGGAAGAAGAATTGGATTAAATGAGGGCAGAACTCAGATGGAAAAAATGCTTCCCCTGTTCCTAAAAAAAGAAACCTTGGAAAATGGGACCTGTGTTATTTGTAATAGCAGGGTTGAAGATGATGCTTAAATTGAATTTAAAAAAATCTTATGTTAAAATTAACAAAAAGGTCAGAACTGGAAAGGAAGATATGACATAAAGGAAAAAGCGATTATCGCAGGAATACTACTGCCCGGAAGGGAAGAGTGGCATCTGGAAGCTTCTATGAGGGAGTTAGCCCAGCTGTCTGATACAGCTGGGGCGGAAGTGGTTTTTGAAGTGGTTCAAAAGCGCAGTAAACCTCACGCTTCTTACTATATTGGGAAAGGAAAGGCTGAGGAAATATCCCTCCTGGCAGAAGAAGTAAAAGCAGACATGTTAATTATAGATGATGAGTTAACTCCTTCTCAGGCCAAAAACCTGGAGGAGCTCCTGGAATTGAGAGTCATTGACCGGACAGC contains:
- a CDS encoding NAD(P)/FAD-dependent oxidoreductase, which gives rise to MKYVIVGNSAASVGAVEGIRKVDPEGTIMVLSEESYPAYSRPLISYYLAGKVKEEDMYYRDPDFYEKNRVELLMGKKVIGIAQKQGTVEVEGQQPIPYDRLLLAVGSSPYLPPIKGIDNQDYYFFNYFNDVKEIEHKIMNKQVTQPLIIGAGLVGMKAAEALALLGLSVTVVELGPHILGSILSEAPARMVQRRMEEKGIRFIFEKSVKEVPWGQDPQGVILSDGQGVLTDLLIVAAGARPRLELVEELPLGKNQGVKVNQYMQTDLEDIFAAGDVAEGWDTLQEENRVIPIWPGAYRQGFLAGLNMAGLKTEDVGGFALNSIGFFGFPIITAGVFEAKEGNEEVLCREKPNSFLQLVFRNNRLLGFIKVGEVDRAGILTWLIKDRIDCSTFKENLLKPDFCLLDLPLALRRDRMRGGENVESIGCA
- a CDS encoding GltB/FmdC/FwdC-like GXGXG domain-containing protein; this translates as MKVLDAHKLYYKELNDIIKAEAPREKEIRIKNVRGQRFIGGTLNEGCTLFLDGVPGNDMGSFMNGAHIVVSGNAQDGVGNTMNKGEIIIHGHAGDIMGYAMRGGEIYVKTEVGYRVGIHMKEFGEQIPQLIIGGSAGNFLGEYMAGGVIIVLGIGYSPEESIGSFCGTGMHGGRIYLRGEIPSYKFGREVKEVALEEEDYSLLESKVKKYCSYFDYPYEEINLKDFHKFVPKGSRPYGNLYAY
- the miaB gene encoding tRNA (N6-isopentenyl adenosine(37)-C2)-methylthiotransferase MiaB, producing the protein MNQHKKFHLKTFGCQMNVHDSEVLAGFLEGLGYQEVDDVKETDIVIMNTCAIRQKAEEKVVGMIGKLKKLKRENPSLIIGICGCMVQQEKTAEMIKSRFPYVDLIFGTHNLHRFSELLTEAQESRETILDIWPEGKEVVEGLPISRKDGIKAWVNITYGCNNFCSYCVVPYVRGREKSREIVNIMMEVEGLAKEGYKEVTLLGQNVNSYGKDLGQGVSFALLLEKMGNIQGLERIRYMTSHPRDFNRELIEVISRSQKVCEHFHLPIQSGSSKILDKMNRGYTREHYLKVVADIQKMIPNSSITTDFIVGFPGETEEDFLDTLEIVEKVRFDASFTFIYSVRKGTKAADMPNQIPEEVKKERLYRLNEIQNRISREIHEVLKGSIVNVLVEGFSRENDSYLTGRTRTNKLVNFTGNKEIVGKIIPVKITEAKTWSLDGEMVQETVRKR
- the mutS gene encoding DNA mismatch repair protein MutS; this translates as MAKETPMIKQYWEIKNKHQDKLLFFRVGDFYEMFFEDAKAAARELEIVLTSRDNNVPLAGVPYHAVNSYIARLIEKGYKVALCDQVEDARLAKGLVKREVTRVITPGTVLDENLLQGSQNNYLCGLYISEEGIGLSALDVSTGEFLAVQFTGEDRFAKLQEELMKFNPAECVFNASAAENPHLTKVLDRISGALRTPFRDYCFSPEKIKETFSALFNILSLESLGCTDFPLAAGAAAAVTAYLKELHIGSLSHINRLKFYQPKNYMMIDGVTRRNLELTQTIRTSKKSGSLLGVLDHTLTSNGGRLLRKWILEPLNEKNQIELRLQGVQEFMDTPFIREDCQRVLDNVYDLERIMGRINFGSAHARDLIQLKKTLKEFPFIKDLLHQLQSSIYKELKEKFNTLEELYSLIEECLVDNPPVSIKEGGLIKDGYDLELDEIRKISRQGKNWILELEKEERERTGIKTLKIGFNKVFGYYIDISKSRLNNIPEDYIRKQTLVNSERFITPRLKELEEKILGADEKIEAREYYLFEQVRSAAAKKTPQIQRSARVIAVLDCLLSLARAAIQNHYCRPSINQENRVVIREGRHPVVEKCLLDQQFVPNDTILDEEEYRILIITGPNMAGKSTYMRQVALICLMAQMGSFVPAQSAELCPVDRIFARVGAADDLAGGQSTFMVEMNELANILNNATPQSLVVLDEIGRGTSTFDGMSIAWAVVEYLHDMRSSGAKTLFATHYHELTDLEESLPAVKNYSIAVKEEGEDIVFLRKVIPQKADRSYGIQVARLAGLPTELITRAADILSELEHEKHKNFSTVLCETERTTSEVFGDCNLRKGLKVGVNSWGVMEEHRTTITDTLLKIKSADPLRTTPMEALNVLHEIYEILKRLDIDLEEEL
- the mutL gene encoding DNA mismatch repair endonuclease MutL, producing the protein MAGIIILDPETVNQIAAGEVIERPASVIKELVENSIDASAEKIDIEVKEGGLSFIRIVDNGTGMSRQDTLLALERHATSKIKRAEDLQRIQTLGFRGEALSSIAAVSRMRLRTRLEGELSATEIKVVGGEVSGLSEKGCPVGTEVQVEDLFFNTPARRKFLKKPSLETGRITDLVNRMALSYPTISFSLAIDGRQVLKTRGSGDLLEIIAQVYGREKARQFIPVDFTQNSLKINGYTGKPSLCRSNRGQQTFFINNRYIKSIVISRALEEAYGTLLLKNFYPSAVLFITVEPDKVDVNVHPGKAEVRFADEKEIHSLIFESIKDSLKKHTLIPEVSLSKKTKEKNYKQVSFFLEGVNTTNQESSCKPYHKVSMIEDMDKIPSEKRITNTANTCNHESAHEQIRSQNHDSSVTRDEKAVLLFEGRKVDNHEIIGEQLIQEIKVLGQFLGTYILVQREQDLLLVDQHAAHERILYEKLKGQFQREIRVQEVIPRVLELEAGTETMSEEIRDFCRELNFEVDIFGSGSLVLRGVPNFIKDIYSLSFVEDLISSFLSGGNNQEKAKEESIIMMACKAACKANMKMTIEGMKALVEDLFKTELPYTCPHGRPTMIVLTQDELEKNFKRRL
- the miaA gene encoding tRNA (adenosine(37)-N6)-dimethylallyltransferase MiaA: MLYPLLCIVGPTAVGKTTISVETALKIRGEIISGDSMQVYRYMDIGTAKPSLKERRGVPHHLVDILLPHEPFSVADFQSEAFKLIPQIFSRNRLPILAGGTGLYLKAIVDQYNFGEISANWELREKLREQANSLGNQHLYRKLRIVDPKSAEKIHPNDLKRIIRALEVFLTTGRPISSFNELAPEKRFPLKPLIIGLTMNRSRLYNRINLRVEQMMAGGLEQEVRDLLKRGYSPQLVSMQGLGYRHMINFLKERYTKEEAVELLKRDTRRFAKRQLTLFKRNDKIVWIDLDKYLEQDEIVEKICYFGRNI
- the hfq gene encoding RNA chaperone Hfq, encoding MNKGPVNLQDNFLNQARRENMFLTVFLVNGYQIKGIVKSFDNFTILLEVESKQQLVYKHAVSTIIPLKNINVNPQED